The genomic region GGCGACGACACCATCTTCGTCGCCCCGGCCCGCGAGAAGCAGTGCCGGGCGCTGGCGAAGCAGATCGCCGGGATGTTCGCGGTCGAGCCGTCCGCGTTGACCGGGTAATCGACGCGCCGGCCGCCGGGGCCTTCGCGACCCCCGGGTGCGACGCGACCGCGCCCCGCCGGGCCGCAGGCCGGCGATTTCACGGTGGGTCGGTGCCGGCGCGATCGTTGCTGGGACGGGCCGCGTGACCCTCCTCGCCAACGCCCGCATCGGCACCAAGCTCGCCCTGTCGTCCGGGATCGCGCTCGTCCTCACCCTGGCGGTCGGCCTCTCCGGCTGGCTCGGGCTGCGCGACCTCGCCGCCACCACCGACGTCGTCATGACGGCGCGGCTGCCGAGCAGCATCGCCCTGCTCCGCTACCAGGCCGGCACGGTCGCCATCCAGGGCGCGCTCAACGGGCTCGTCAACCCGAACGCCGGCGAGTCGGAGCGGGCCGCCTACTACGCCGACCTCGACGACGGGGCGCGGCTCATCGCCGAGGCCCGCGAGGCCTGGGAGGCGCTCCCGCACACGAAGAAGGGGCTCGAGGAGTGGAAGGCGATGGACCCGCTCTGGAAGGGCTGGAAGCGGGACATCATGGTGATCGTCGGCATGCAGCGGGAGCGCGACTCGCTCGTCGCCGACGGCCTCGGGCAGTCCCCCCGCGTCTCCGAGATCGACCGGGAGACGCGGACGGCGGTGACGGCGGCGCGCGAGTCGCAGCGCAAGCTCTCGCTGGCGCTCCAGGAGAAGGTGGACGCGAACGGCGGGCGCATGGAGCAGGACCGGGCGTCGGCCGAGCGCACCGCGCGGCTCGCGAGCTGGATCTCGGGGCTGTCGCTGGTGCTGGCCGCCCTGGTGCTCGCCCTGACCGGCTGGTTCACGGCGCGCGACGTCTCGCGCCAGATCGCGGGCATGGTGGGCGAGTCGCGCCGGCTCTGCGAGGCGGTGCTCGCGGGGCGGCTCTCGCAGCGCGCCGACCCGACCGCCGTCGGCGCCGAGTTCCGCCCGGTGCTCGAGGGGCTCAACGCCACCGTGGAGGCGTTCGTGGCGCCCATCCAGGCCACCTCCGACTGCGTGGACGAGATCGCGCAGGGGCGCGTGCCGCCGCCCATCACCGCCGAGTACCGCGGCGACTTCGACCGGACCAAGCAGAACCTGAACGCGCTCATCGCCGTGGTGGAGCAGCGCGACCGCGACCTGCGCGCCCTCATCGCCGCGGCGCTCGAAGGGCGGCTCGACGCCCGCGCCGACCTGTCGCGGTACCAGGGGGAGAACGGCGCGCTCATGGAGGGCGTGAACCGCATGCTCGACGCCCTGGTGGCGCCGCTGCGGCTCTCGGCCGACTACGTGGACCGGATCGCCCGCGGCGACCTGCCCGAGCCCATCGCCGAGGAGTGGCGCGGCGACTTCGACGTCCTGAAGCGGAACCTCAACACCTGCCTCGGGAGCCTGCGCGGCGTGGCCCAGGGCATGACCGCCATGAGCCGGGCCCAGCTCGAGGGCGACCTCGACGCGGCCATCGAGGCCGGCAGGTTCCAGGGCGTCTACCGCGAGCTCGCCGAGGGCGTGAACGCCAACGTCGGCATGCTGGTGCGCACCCTGCTCGAGATCCTCGAGGTGCTCTCGGCCTACGCCCAGGGCGACTTCCGGCCCACGCTCCGGCCGCTGCCCGGCAAGCAGGCGGTCGTGAACGAGCGGCTCGGGCTGCTGCGCGACAACCTCACCCGCTTCTCCGGCGAGCTCCAGGCGCTCTCGAAGGCGGCGCTCGCCGGCGAGCTCTCGCACCGCGCCGACGCGAGCCGCTACCGCGGCGACTGGGCGGCGCTGGTGCAGGGGCTCAACGAGACCCTCGACGGGCTCGTCACCCCGTTCCGCGCCATGGCCGACTACTGCGAGCGGATCTCGCACGGCGAGATCCCGCCGCTCCGCACCGGCCAGGTGAACGGCGAGATCGTGGCCATGCAGCAGAGCCTGAACCGCTGCATCACCGCGGTGAGCGGGCTCGTGAACGACAGCAAGGCGCTCTCGCGCGCCGCCGTGGAGGGCCGGCTCGCCGAGCGCGCCGACCTCTCCCGGCACGAGGGCGCCTTCCGCGAGGCGCTCGAGGGCGTGAACGCCACCCTCGACGCGGTGCTCGCCCCCATCGGCGAGGCCACCGCGGTGCTGGAGCGGCTCGCCCGCCGCGACCTCACCGCCCGCATGAGCGGCCAGTACGGCGGCGACCACGCCCGCGTGCAGACCGCGCTCAACGCCACCGCGCAGGCCCTCGAGTCGGCCCTCTCCCAGGTGGCCTCGGCCGTCTCGCAGGTCTCCTCCGCCGCCAGCCAGATCGCGAGCTCCAGCCAGTCGGTGGCGAGCGGCGCCTCCGAGCAGGCGAGCGCCATCGAGGAGACCGCCGCCTCCCTGGAGACGGTGGCCTCCATGGCCCGCCACGCCGCCGACAGCGGGCGCGAGGCGAGCGGGCTCGCCAAGGGGGCCCGCGGCGCCGCCGAGGAGGGCGCCGCCGCGGTGGAGCAGATGCAGGACGCCATGCGGAAGATCCGGGCCGCCGCCGAGGGCACGAGCCAGATCATCCGCGACATCAACGAGATCGCCTTCCAGACCAACCTGCTCGCCCTCAACGCGGCGGTGGAGGCAGCCCGCGCCGGGGAGGCCGGGCGCGGCTTCGCGGTGGTCGCCGAGGAGGTCCGCTCGCTCGCGCTGCGCAGCAAGGAGGCGGCGCAGAAGACCGAGGCGCTGATCCACGACTCGGTGGAGCAGGCGGCCGGGGGCGAGGCCACCGCCCAGCGGGTCTCGCAGCGGCTCGGCGGGATCGTCGGCGCGGTGGTGCGGGTCTCCGAGATCGTGGAGGAGATCACGGCCGGCTCCCGCGAGCAGGCCGCCGGCGTCGAGCAGGTGAACAAGGCGGTCGGCGAGATGGACCGCGTCACCCAGCAGAACGCCGCCAGCGCCGAGGAGTCCTCCTCCGCCGCGGCCGAGCTCTCGAGCCAGTCCGAGGAGCTCACGGCCATGGTGGCCACCTTCCGGCTCGGCACGGGCGAGGGCGCGCGCCCCGCCGCGCGCCGCGCCGCGCTCCTGCAGGAGAACCGCTCGTGACCGCCCTCCCCCTCGTCCTCGCCGCGGCGCTCGCGGCCGCCCCGCCGCCCATCAAGATCGGCCTGCTCGGCCCCCGCTCCGGCAACAACGCCAGCCTCGGCGCCTCGGAGCGCGACGGCGCGCGGCTCGCGGCCGACGAGATCAACGCCCAGGGCGGGGTGCTCGGCCGCAAGCTCGAGCTCGTCGATCGCGACGACCAGTCGAGCCCCGAGGTGGGGGCGCGGGCGGCGAAGGAGCTGCTCGACGAGGAGAAGGTGGTGGCGCTGATCGGCCCGGCCAACACGCCGGTGGCCAACGCCGCGCTCCAGCTCGCCAACGAGCGCCAGGTGCCGCAGATCGTGGACGTCGCCACCGGCAACAAGGTGAACGAGCTGTTCGTGACCTACCCGGAGAACTACCTCTTCCGCCTCTCGGCCAGCGACCAGATGCAGGCGCCGCTGCTGGCGCAGCAGGCGCTGGCGCGCGGCTACAAGCGCGTGGCGGTGCTGGCCGACGACACCGGCTACGGACAGGGCGGCCGGGCCCGCGTCGAGGCGACGCTGGAGCGGCGCGGCGTCAAGCCGGTCTACGTGGGGGCCTTCAAGCCGAAGGAGACCGACATGACGCGCCAGTGCCAGGAGGCGCGCGCCGCCGGGGCCGACGTGCTCCTCCTCTACGCCCTCGCGCCGGAGCTGACCGCGGTGGCCCGCTCGCTCGAGAAGGTGGGCTGGCGCGTGCCCATCATCGGCTCGTGGCAGCTCGGGGCCCGCCTCTTCCTCGACGGGGCCGGCCCCTACGGCGAGGGGGCGCTCATGATCCAGACCTTCACCGAGGGAAGCGCCACCACCCCGGCCCAGCGCAAGTTCCTCGACGGCTACCGCAAGACCTTCAACGTGCCGCACCTGCCGATCGCGCCGGCCGTCGCGCAGGCCTACGACGCGGTCCACCTCGTCGCGCTCGCCATCCAGCAGGCGGGCACCACCGAGGGGCCGCGCTTCAAGACCGCGCTCGAGAACCTGAAGACGCCGTACGACGGGGCGACCGGCCACTACGAGAAGCCCTGGAGCCCGACCGACCACGAGGGCATCAAGAAGGCCAGCGTGCGCTGGGGCGTGGTGCGGGGCGGCGACGTGGTGCCGGCCCAGTAGCCACGGGCCCCTCCGGGGGCGCGCGCCGGAGGTGGCCGGCGGGCGGCGCCTGCGAGAGACTCCTCGCATGCGCACCGTCGGCGTCCTCCTCTTCCCCGGCTTCGAGCCCCTCGACGCCTTCGGCCCGGTCGAGGCCTTCGCCATCGCCGAGATCCCCGACGCCGGCGAGGGGGCCCCGCCGCCGTTCCGCGTCCTCACCGTCGCCGAGGCGATCGCGCCCGTCGCCATGCGCGGGGGCCCGCGGGTGGTCCCCGATCACGACCTCGCCTCCGCGCCCGCGCTCGACGTCCTCCTCGTCCCGGGCGGCCCCGGCACGCGGCGCGAGGTGAAGAACGCCGCGCTCGTCGAGTTCATCCGGCGGCAGGCGCGCCAGGCGCAGGTGGTCGCCTCGATCTGCACCGGCGCGGCCCTGCTCGGCGTGGCCGGCCTGCTCTCCGAG from Anaeromyxobacter paludicola harbors:
- a CDS encoding methyl-accepting chemotaxis protein, whose translation is MTLLANARIGTKLALSSGIALVLTLAVGLSGWLGLRDLAATTDVVMTARLPSSIALLRYQAGTVAIQGALNGLVNPNAGESERAAYYADLDDGARLIAEAREAWEALPHTKKGLEEWKAMDPLWKGWKRDIMVIVGMQRERDSLVADGLGQSPRVSEIDRETRTAVTAARESQRKLSLALQEKVDANGGRMEQDRASAERTARLASWISGLSLVLAALVLALTGWFTARDVSRQIAGMVGESRRLCEAVLAGRLSQRADPTAVGAEFRPVLEGLNATVEAFVAPIQATSDCVDEIAQGRVPPPITAEYRGDFDRTKQNLNALIAVVEQRDRDLRALIAAALEGRLDARADLSRYQGENGALMEGVNRMLDALVAPLRLSADYVDRIARGDLPEPIAEEWRGDFDVLKRNLNTCLGSLRGVAQGMTAMSRAQLEGDLDAAIEAGRFQGVYRELAEGVNANVGMLVRTLLEILEVLSAYAQGDFRPTLRPLPGKQAVVNERLGLLRDNLTRFSGELQALSKAALAGELSHRADASRYRGDWAALVQGLNETLDGLVTPFRAMADYCERISHGEIPPLRTGQVNGEIVAMQQSLNRCITAVSGLVNDSKALSRAAVEGRLAERADLSRHEGAFREALEGVNATLDAVLAPIGEATAVLERLARRDLTARMSGQYGGDHARVQTALNATAQALESALSQVASAVSQVSSAASQIASSSQSVASGASEQASAIEETAASLETVASMARHAADSGREASGLAKGARGAAEEGAAAVEQMQDAMRKIRAAAEGTSQIIRDINEIAFQTNLLALNAAVEAARAGEAGRGFAVVAEEVRSLALRSKEAAQKTEALIHDSVEQAAGGEATAQRVSQRLGGIVGAVVRVSEIVEEITAGSREQAAGVEQVNKAVGEMDRVTQQNAASAEESSSAAAELSSQSEELTAMVATFRLGTGEGARPAARRAALLQENRS
- a CDS encoding ABC transporter substrate-binding protein, with translation MTALPLVLAAALAAAPPPIKIGLLGPRSGNNASLGASERDGARLAADEINAQGGVLGRKLELVDRDDQSSPEVGARAAKELLDEEKVVALIGPANTPVANAALQLANERQVPQIVDVATGNKVNELFVTYPENYLFRLSASDQMQAPLLAQQALARGYKRVAVLADDTGYGQGGRARVEATLERRGVKPVYVGAFKPKETDMTRQCQEARAAGADVLLLYALAPELTAVARSLEKVGWRVPIIGSWQLGARLFLDGAGPYGEGALMIQTFTEGSATTPAQRKFLDGYRKTFNVPHLPIAPAVAQAYDAVHLVALAIQQAGTTEGPRFKTALENLKTPYDGATGHYEKPWSPTDHEGIKKASVRWGVVRGGDVVPAQ
- a CDS encoding DJ-1/PfpI family protein, which encodes MRTVGVLLFPGFEPLDAFGPVEAFAIAEIPDAGEGAPPPFRVLTVAEAIAPVAMRGGPRVVPDHDLASAPALDVLLVPGGPGTRREVKNAALVEFIRRQARQAQVVASICTGAALLGVAGLLSEREATTNRRAFDWVVSTCPGDIRWNRTARWVDQGPVVTSAGVSAGTDMALHLVARLIGSTAAEAAAKRMEYRWEREG